From a region of the Wolbachia endosymbiont (group B) of Gerris lacustris genome:
- the rpmE gene encoding 50S ribosomal protein L31: MAEINYHKVTIVMTDGQEFETYSTYGKEGQRIKLDRDPLTHPAWTGSLTSGSGEKDSKIAKFNDKYGSLF; the protein is encoded by the coding sequence ATGGCAGAAATCAATTATCACAAAGTTACTATAGTTATGACAGATGGTCAAGAGTTTGAAACTTATTCTACTTATGGAAAAGAAGGTCAAAGAATAAAGCTTGATAGAGATCCTCTTACTCATCCTGCATGGACTGGAAGTTTGACAAGCGGTTCAGGGGAGAAGGATAGTAAAATAGCTAAGTTTAATGATAAATACGGGAGTCTTTTTTAG
- the gpmI gene encoding 2,3-bisphosphoglycerate-independent phosphoglycerate mutase, producing the protein MNFKSVVLCILDGWGNGIENSKYNAISNANPLCWQYIRSHYPKCSLSACGTDVGLPEGQIGNSEVGHMNIGSGRVVMQSLQRINQEIETIENNANLQNFINDLKSKNGICHIMGLISDGGVHSHQKHISALANKISQRGIKVVIHAFLDGRDTLPNSGKRCIQEFTESIKENDIRISTISGRYYAMDRDNRWERTIEAYEAIAFAKAPRYDDAVSLIDENYQNNITDEFIRPAVIGDYQGIKPEDGLLLANFRADRMIQLASILLGKTDYAKVAKFSSILSMMQYKADLKIPYLFPPESFANTLGQIIEDNKLRQLRIAETEKYAHVTFFFNCGREEPFSGEERILIPSPKVKTYDLQPEMSAFELTEELVKKIHSQEFALIVVNYANPDMVGHTGNIKAAEQAVLAVDDCLARVLSTAEQVGNTALIITADHGNVECMFDEENNTPHTAHTLNKVPFIVSCNNLKLRDGKLSDIAPTILQLLGLKKPNEMTGSSLIV; encoded by the coding sequence ATGAACTTTAAATCAGTCGTTTTATGTATATTAGATGGCTGGGGTAATGGAATAGAAAATAGTAAATACAATGCTATTAGCAACGCAAACCCACTCTGTTGGCAATATATTCGCTCTCATTATCCAAAATGCAGTTTATCCGCCTGTGGAACTGATGTTGGATTACCAGAAGGCCAAATAGGCAATTCAGAAGTTGGCCATATGAATATTGGCAGTGGTAGAGTGGTAATGCAAAGCCTTCAGCGTATTAATCAAGAAATCGAAACGATAGAAAATAATGCAAATCTACAGAATTTTATTAATGATCTAAAAAGTAAGAATGGCATATGCCATATAATGGGATTGATATCAGATGGCGGTGTTCATTCGCATCAAAAGCACATTTCAGCTTTAGCAAACAAGATATCACAGCGCGGAATTAAAGTTGTAATACACGCATTTTTAGATGGCAGAGACACACTGCCAAATTCAGGGAAAAGATGCATTCAAGAATTTACAGAAAGCATAAAGGAAAATGATATAAGAATCTCCACTATCTCTGGGCGTTATTATGCTATGGACCGTGATAATAGGTGGGAAAGAACAATTGAAGCTTATGAAGCCATCGCATTTGCAAAGGCGCCTCGTTATGATGATGCAGTATCGCTCATTGATGAAAATTATCAAAATAATATAACCGATGAATTTATCAGGCCCGCAGTAATAGGTGATTATCAAGGTATAAAACCAGAAGATGGACTACTACTGGCTAACTTTCGTGCTGATCGAATGATACAATTGGCAAGTATTTTGCTAGGCAAAACAGATTACGCTAAGGTAGCAAAATTTTCTTCAATTCTAAGTATGATGCAATACAAAGCGGATTTAAAAATCCCTTATCTCTTTCCTCCTGAATCTTTTGCCAACACTTTGGGACAGATAATAGAAGACAATAAATTACGGCAACTGCGCATTGCTGAAACTGAGAAATACGCGCATGTGACTTTCTTTTTTAATTGCGGAAGAGAAGAACCTTTTTCCGGTGAAGAAAGAATACTAATTCCTTCACCAAAAGTTAAAACTTATGATTTGCAGCCTGAAATGTCAGCCTTTGAGCTCACAGAAGAGCTTGTAAAAAAAATTCATTCTCAAGAATTTGCGCTGATAGTTGTAAACTATGCTAACCCTGATATGGTAGGACACACAGGTAATATAAAAGCGGCTGAGCAAGCAGTACTCGCTGTAGATGATTGCCTTGCAAGAGTGCTGAGTACTGCTGAACAAGTTGGTAACACCGCACTCATTATTACAGCAGACCATGGCAATGTAGAATGTATGTTCGATGAAGAAAATAACACGCCTCACACAGCACACACTCTAAATAAAGTTCCATTCATTGTATCTTGTAATAATCTAAAACTAAGAGATGGAAAATTATCTGATATTGCCCCCACTATTTTACAGCTACTTGGACTCAAAAAGCCAAATGAAATGACAGGTAGTTCGTTGATTGTATAA
- a CDS encoding IS630 family transposase (programmed frameshift) has product MALRSKLLDEKVVESAKEMLKKVRNNAYVAKKLNAVIAAKKHSITAVAKICCISRKAITTWIKHIKFGREEKLFSPPQRRRKTILNQSQLEQIEVWIEENPNITIREMRIRIQERFGLNISKSTIHRNMQRMKFSYITPRPVHSGQDKNKQEEFKKNLNETIVMHSEKELFFFDESRFGTHSKVGHGWFKKGSRTQVKVKLGRENFYLYSAVNPRNGENFSLFAPNVNTACINIFLEQMSQYLGIRKAFLVMDCASWHKSKSLKIPKNIEIIYLPPYSPDLNPVERFWLYIKQNILRNKIYDTIVLLESALCKFITSLSPSTVKQLCNASYLVH; this is encoded by the exons ATGGCATTAAGATCAAAATTATTGGATGAAAAAGTGGTGGAATCAGCAAAAGAGATGCTGAAGAAAGTAAGAAATAATGCGTATGTTGCAAAAAAACTAAATGCTGTAATTGCAGCAAAAAAGCACAGTATAACAGCTGTAGCAAAAATATGTTGCATTTCGAGAAAGGCAATTACTACATGGATAAAGCACATAAAATTTGGAAGAGAAGAAAAATTATTTTCTCCACCTCAACGCCGTAGAAAAACTATATTGAACCAAAGTCAACTTGAACAAATTGAGGTGTGGATAGAGGAAAACCCCAATATTACTATTAGAGAAATGAGAATAAGAATCCAAGAAAGATTTGGTTTGAATATCAGCAAATCCACAATACATCGTAATATGCAAAGAATGAAATTCTCATATATCACACCAAGACCAGTTCATAGTGGACAGGATAAAAATAAGCAAGAGGAGTTT AAAAAAAACCTCAATGAAACTATTGTCATGCATTCTGAAAAAGAGCTATTTTTCTTCGATGAATCACGGTTTGGTACACATTCAAAAGTTGGACATGGGTGGTTTAAAAAAGGCAGTAGGACACAGGTTAAGGTAAAATTAGGTAGGGAAAATTTTTATCTCTATAGTGCAGTTAATCCCAGAAATGGAGAGAATTTTAGCTTATTTGCACCAAACGTCAACACTGCTTGTATAAATATATTCCTTGAACAGATGTCGCAATATTTAGGAATACGAAAGGCTTTTCTCGTGATGGATTGCGCTAGTTGGCATAAGTCAAAAAGTTTAAAGATACCTAAAAATATCGAAATTATATACCTACCACCATACTCACCTGACCTCAATCCTGTTGAGAGGTTTTGGTTATATATAAAACAGAACATTTTGCGCAATAAAATCTACGATACAATTGTTCTGCTTGAGAGCGCTTTGTGTAAATTTATTACCTCTCTTTCCCCTTCCACGGTTAAACAACTCTGCAATGCTTCTTATTTGGTTCATTAA
- a CDS encoding NAD kinase, which yields MYKYKNVGYIASLLPKSQEVSKLLQKLNFINITEESKSEVDLLIVVGGDGFMLRTLHNYVIGNKDTHVYGINTGNVGFLMNKCFEDLIDHIEHAVPTQLTLLKMEATDISGKKHRYIAVNEVYVFRNANQIVEMNITINDKLKVEKFRGDGIILSTPTGSTAYNFSAGGPILPLNSNLFALTSINSYYPRRWNGALISNDTIVQIDINDVENRPALVVSDYKEFPDISQIKMQKDHENTVTLLFDKDCSLDERIFDKQFLY from the coding sequence ATGTATAAATATAAAAATGTAGGCTATATTGCTTCTTTGCTACCCAAGTCTCAGGAAGTATCTAAACTACTACAGAAACTCAATTTTATCAATATAACAGAAGAAAGTAAGTCTGAAGTTGATCTGCTGATAGTTGTTGGTGGCGATGGTTTTATGCTACGCACCCTACACAACTACGTCATAGGAAATAAAGATACACATGTGTATGGAATAAATACCGGTAATGTCGGGTTTTTAATGAATAAATGCTTTGAAGATCTAATTGATCATATAGAACATGCAGTTCCTACTCAGCTAACTTTACTAAAAATGGAAGCCACAGACATAAGTGGCAAAAAACACCGTTACATCGCAGTAAATGAAGTGTATGTCTTTAGAAATGCAAATCAAATAGTGGAGATGAATATTACCATTAATGATAAGCTAAAAGTAGAAAAATTCAGAGGAGATGGAATTATATTGTCTACCCCAACAGGTAGCACTGCATATAACTTCTCTGCCGGCGGGCCAATCTTACCACTTAATTCAAATTTATTTGCACTGACTTCCATTAATAGCTACTACCCAAGGCGTTGGAATGGAGCGCTAATCTCAAATGATACAATAGTGCAAATTGATATCAACGACGTGGAAAATCGTCCAGCACTTGTAGTATCAGATTACAAGGAATTTCCTGATATATCGCAGATAAAAATGCAGAAAGATCACGAAAACACAGTCACTCTGCTTTTTGATAAAGATTGCTCATTAGACGAGAGGATTTTTGATAAGCAATTTTTATACTAA
- a CDS encoding IS630 family transposase (programmed frameshift) has protein sequence MALRSKLLDEKVVESAKEMLKKVRNNAYVAKKLNAVIAAKKHSITAVAKICCISRKAITTWIKHIKFGRKEKLFSPPQRRRKTILNQSQLEQIEVWIEENPNITIREMRIRIQERFGLNISKSTIHRNMQRMKFSYITPRPVHSGQDKNKQEEFKKNLNETIVMHSEKELFFFDESRFGTHSKVGHGWFKKGSRTQVKVKLGRENFYLYSAVNPRNGENFSLFAPNVNTACINIFLEQMSQYLGIRKAFLVMDCASWHKSKSLKIPKNIEIIYLPPYSPDLNPVERFWLYIKQNILRNKIYDTIVLLESALCKFITSLSPSTVKQLCNASYLVH, from the exons ATGGCATTAAGATCAAAATTATTGGATGAAAAAGTGGTGGAATCAGCAAAAGAGATGCTGAAGAAAGTAAGAAATAATGCGTATGTTGCAAAAAAACTAAATGCTGTAATTGCAGCAAAAAAGCACAGTATAACAGCTGTAGCAAAAATATGTTGCATTTCGAGAAAGGCAATTACTACATGGATAAAGCACATAAAATTTGGAAGAAAAGAAAAATTATTTTCTCCACCTCAACGCCGTAGAAAAACTATATTGAACCAAAGTCAACTTGAACAAATTGAGGTGTGGATAGAGGAAAACCCCAATATTACTATTAGAGAAATGAGAATAAGAATCCAAGAAAGATTTGGTTTGAATATCAGCAAATCCACAATACATCGTAATATGCAAAGAATGAAATTCTCATATATCACACCAAGACCAGTTCATAGTGGACAGGATAAAAATAAGCAAGAGGAGTTT AAAAAAAACCTCAATGAAACTATTGTCATGCATTCTGAAAAAGAGCTATTTTTCTTCGATGAATCACGGTTTGGTACACATTCAAAAGTTGGACATGGGTGGTTTAAAAAAGGCAGTAGGACACAGGTTAAGGTAAAATTAGGTAGGGAAAATTTTTATCTCTATAGTGCAGTTAATCCCAGAAATGGAGAGAATTTTAGCTTATTTGCACCAAACGTCAACACTGCTTGTATAAATATATTCCTTGAACAGATGTCGCAATATTTAGGAATACGAAAGGCTTTTCTCGTGATGGATTGCGCTAGTTGGCATAAGTCAAAAAGTTTAAAGATACCTAAAAATATCGAAATTATATACCTACCACCATACTCACCTGACCTCAATCCTGTTGAGAGGTTTTGGTTATATATAAAACAGAACATTTTGCGCAATAAAATCTACGATACAATTGTTCTGCTTGAGAGCGCTTTGTGTAAATTTATTACCTCTCTTTCCCCTTCCACGGTTAAACAACTCTGCAATGCTTCTTATTTGGTTCATTAA
- the fabD gene encoding ACP S-malonyltransferase, with translation MIFAFPGQGSQFVGMGKSLYDEFSVARNVFDEVDDILGRKLSHLIFNGPIEKLTITENAQPAIMAVSIATLSVMKHVFGESLYSVQYVCGHSVGEYTALCAAGALTLESAVKLLKVRSEAMHEASLKCKGGMFALLGAEISEVEGILKSAQIDCEIANDNGGGQVVVSGTAEALEVLPDLFKNSSVKKMIKLQVSGPFHSSFMKPADEKLLEFLKSINITRPSIPFVSNVTAKEESDPEIIRALLAKQVISRVRWREMILHMTSRGTNKFVEIGPNKVLSNLVKRIDKSISTKSIVSISDINSFFDESLVLTAKNLKVGLNSSTSI, from the coding sequence ATGATTTTTGCTTTTCCTGGTCAGGGCTCCCAATTTGTAGGAATGGGAAAGAGCTTATATGATGAATTTTCAGTTGCAAGGAACGTATTTGATGAAGTAGATGACATATTGGGTAGAAAGCTGTCTCATTTGATTTTCAATGGCCCTATTGAGAAATTAACCATCACGGAAAACGCTCAGCCAGCTATAATGGCAGTGTCAATTGCAACGCTAAGTGTTATGAAGCACGTATTTGGTGAATCTCTTTACAGCGTTCAGTATGTTTGTGGGCATTCAGTTGGCGAGTATACAGCGCTATGTGCTGCAGGAGCATTGACGCTTGAGTCTGCAGTCAAGTTGCTAAAAGTTCGTAGCGAAGCAATGCATGAAGCTTCACTAAAATGCAAAGGTGGAATGTTTGCTCTACTTGGAGCAGAAATAAGTGAAGTAGAAGGTATATTAAAATCAGCTCAAATTGATTGTGAAATTGCAAACGATAATGGTGGTGGACAGGTAGTGGTGAGTGGTACTGCAGAGGCTCTTGAGGTCTTACCTGATTTATTCAAAAACTCAAGTGTCAAGAAAATGATAAAATTACAAGTTAGTGGGCCTTTTCATTCATCTTTTATGAAACCCGCTGATGAAAAACTTCTGGAATTTTTAAAAAGCATCAACATAACTCGCCCTTCGATTCCTTTTGTATCAAATGTTACAGCTAAGGAAGAAAGTGATCCAGAGATCATAAGAGCTTTGCTCGCTAAGCAAGTCATAAGCAGAGTGAGGTGGAGAGAAATGATTTTACATATGACAAGCCGTGGCACTAATAAATTCGTTGAAATTGGGCCTAATAAAGTTCTATCCAATTTAGTTAAAAGAATTGATAAATCCATCAGTACAAAAAGCATAGTTAGTATTAGTGATATTAATAGCTTCTTTGATGAATCATTAGTACTAACAGCGAAAAATTTAAAAGTTGGGTTAAATTCAAGCACGTCTATTTGA
- a CDS encoding extracellular solute-binding protein gives MKKGLIFISLVAAILIVVNFLYKNSGIDDSQVVNVYSSRKEELVHSLFDDFTKTTGIKVRYIIDDYSQLLSRMENGGEADLFLTADAVNLILAKKRGLLSRVDSETLKNAIPAKFRDNEDYWFGLTKRARILVYNKESVDPKELSTYEDLADEKWKGKILVRSSTSPYNRSLIAFMIAKNGFEKTKEWVSGIVSNMARKPSGGDTDQIYAVAAGEGNVAIVNSYYFARILSSENKKNIKEKLGAFFPSDGVMVNLSGAAVTKNAKHRENAIALLEFFISKKAQELYAKKNQEYPIVEGIETSDTLKSWGNYPQSDLPISELEKHLFEAVMIADEYKWK, from the coding sequence ATGAAAAAAGGTTTAATATTTATATCTTTAGTAGCGGCTATATTGATAGTCGTTAATTTTTTATATAAAAATAGCGGAATTGATGATTCACAAGTAGTAAACGTTTATTCATCACGTAAAGAAGAATTAGTACATAGTTTATTTGATGATTTTACAAAAACCACTGGCATCAAGGTACGTTATATCATTGACGATTATTCTCAATTGCTTTCACGCATGGAAAATGGTGGTGAAGCTGATTTGTTTTTAACTGCAGATGCGGTGAATTTGATTTTAGCCAAAAAAAGAGGGCTCTTATCTCGAGTGGATTCAGAGACTCTAAAAAATGCCATACCTGCAAAATTTAGAGATAATGAAGATTATTGGTTTGGTCTCACAAAAAGAGCTAGAATATTGGTTTATAATAAAGAATCAGTAGATCCTAAGGAATTAAGTACCTATGAAGATTTAGCGGATGAAAAATGGAAAGGGAAAATATTAGTACGCTCTTCCACAAGTCCATATAACCGATCATTGATCGCTTTTATGATTGCAAAAAATGGTTTTGAAAAAACAAAAGAATGGGTTAGTGGAATTGTAAGCAACATGGCAAGAAAACCAAGCGGTGGTGACACAGATCAAATTTATGCTGTAGCCGCTGGTGAAGGCAATGTTGCAATAGTAAACAGCTACTACTTTGCAAGAATCCTTTCATCAGAAAATAAAAAGAATATCAAAGAAAAGTTAGGAGCTTTCTTCCCGAGTGATGGTGTAATGGTGAATCTTAGTGGTGCAGCAGTAACAAAAAACGCAAAACACAGAGAAAATGCTATAGCTTTATTGGAATTTTTTATAAGTAAAAAAGCTCAAGAATTATATGCTAAAAAAAATCAAGAATATCCCATTGTTGAAGGTATTGAAACTTCTGATACATTAAAATCTTGGGGAAATTATCCACAAAGTGATCTACCTATAAGTGAGCTTGAAAAGCACCTCTTTGAGGCTGTTATGATAGCAGATGAGTATAAGTGGAAATAA
- a CDS encoding IS5 family transposase (programmed frameshift) — MRSVYPSDISRERFEIILPDLESCRKKTKPRKLDLYELFCGVLYVLKSGCQWRMLPKEFPKWRNCYDYFKRWSKKPNEDRESVLEIVLKKLVGEVRFNSGRNTKTSFCIIDAQSVKNTDIAEEKGYDAGKKISGIKRHIAVDTQGLPHAIYITTANIGDRTAAVEMICNARKNLSEVQNILVDAGYTGENFATQIKTTIGATVEVIKRSELHTFVVLPKRWVVERSFAWLEKCRRLWKNCERKLNTRLQMVVLAFTALLLKRL; from the exons ATGAGGAGTGTATACCCAAGTGATATAAGTCGGGAAAGATTTGAGATTATATTACCAGATCTAGAATCCTGTAGAAAAAAAACAAAACCAAGAAAACTGGATTTATATGAGTTATTTTGCGGTGTACTTTATGTGCTAAAAAGTGGCTGTCAGTGGCGAATGCTACCAAAAGAGTTTCCAAAATGGCGCAATTGTTACGATTACTTCAAGAGATGGAGTAAAAAACCGAATGAAGATAGAGAAAGTGTTCTAGAAATTGTCTTA AAAAAATTAGTTGGAGAGGTTCGTTTCAACAGTGGTCGGAATACAAAAACAAGCTTCTGCATCATTGATGCTCAAAGTGTAAAAAACACCGATATTGCTGAAGAAAAAGGTTATGATGCCGGCAAGAAAATTTCAGGAATAAAGCGTCATATTGCAGTAGATACGCAAGGTTTGCCACATGCAATTTATATTACTACAGCTAATATCGGAGATCGTACTGCTGCTGTAGAGATGATTTGTAACGCAAGAAAAAATCTTTCCGAAGTTCAAAATATACTAGTTGATGCAGGTTATACAGGAGAAAATTTTGCAACTCAAATAAAAACGACTATTGGTGCAACCGTTGAAGTAATAAAACGAAGTGAATTACATACCTTTGTTGTATTGCCAAAAAGGTGGGTTGTAGAGCGTTCTTTTGCTTGGCTGGAAAAGTGTAGACGGTTATGGAAAAATTGCGAGCGTAAACTCAATACTAGACTACAAATGGTCGTTCTAGCTTTTACTGCCTTGCTCCTCAAAAGATTATGA